In the Mytilus trossulus isolate FHL-02 chromosome 1, PNRI_Mtr1.1.1.hap1, whole genome shotgun sequence genome, one interval contains:
- the LOC134710840 gene encoding metalloproteinase inhibitor 3-like, whose translation MGYIRILIVVTIIISLAGLALSGCRCQIKHPQTAFCTHNYVIKVMVKAIKENLAENGYKQYLSKNYNPDTVLYRRTPKKIILSRTYKIKILRIYKNSKKFKQANIKLVMTPGSYKSCGVILKKKRVYILAGDVINTELWIDGCSWVQEFKSLTKQNLNGLNKKYRQNCNCQIKHCTGRNCRNHSKNCEFRHEIWGCYRDYGICDHRPHSDNCHWKQNQDFNKCIKQSNRKLRRNKRKRKRKN comes from the exons ATGGGGTACATAAGAATTCTAATTGTGGTCACAATTATTATCTCCCTTGCAGGCCTAGCATTATCTGGGTGTAGATGTCAAATCAAACATCCACAAACTGCCTTCTGTACACATAATTATG TTATAAAAGTAATGGTAAaggcaatcaaagaaaatttagcAGAAAATGGATACAAGCAATATCTTTCTAAAAATTATAATCCGGACACAGTTTTATATAGAAGAACACCAAAGAAAATCATCTTAAGCAGAacctacaaaattaaaatattgaggATATACAAG aatAGTAAAAAGTTTAAGCAGGCCAATATAAAGTTAGTTATGACCCCTGGTTCATACAAAAGTTGTGGTGTTatactgaagaaaaaaagagtGTATATTTTAGCAG GTGATGTTATCAACACAGAGTTATGGATAGATGGTTGCAGTTGGGTACAGGAATTCAAGAGtctaacaaaacaaaacctgAATGGtctgaacaaaaaatatagacAAAACTGTAATTGTCAA ATTAAACACTGCACTGGAAGAAACTGTAGAAATCATAGTAAAAATTGTGAATTCAGACATGAAATATGGGGATGTTATAGAGATTATGGAATATGTGACCATAGACCACACTCAGACAATTGCCATTGGAAGCAAAATCAAGACttcaataaatgtataaaacaaagtaaTCGAAAGCTTCGCAGGAATAAGAGGAAAAGGAAAaggaaaaattaa
- the LOC134688284 gene encoding tissue inhibitor of metalloproteinase-like, whose protein sequence is MELAYFYGVLTFLFTLRHYANACSCFPTHTQNHYCRADFVIVATVKNVEEIYNNPFKQTNKIPEGPVYPFPIRRKFKARIHRSFKKNGNDTSRDIIINTPGSDAACGVQLDKNKKYIIGGYKVEGDYWINLCGWVQEYKTLNRQQIKGLKFFYGKNCQCKVSWCNGNFCNSGYGSSNKKTCKWEPRWSNDCYIRYGVCSENRSDGSCSWKKNRKFKTCLQTNDEVFPWKQRKPSNEAEVFSPSIHEHEHSPGYMP, encoded by the exons ATGGAATTGGCATATTTTTATGGagtattgacatttttatttacattgcgGCATTATGCAAACGCATGTTCTTGCTTTCCAACACATACCCAGAACCATTACTGCAGAGCTGATTTTG tAATTGTTGCAACTGTGAAAAATGTAGAAGAAATATACAATAACCCATTCAAACAGACCAATAAAATCCCAGAAGGTCCAGTTTATCCATTTCCAATCAGGAGAAAGTTCAAGGCTAGAATTCATAGGTCATTTAAG AAGAATGGAAATGACACATCAAGAGACATTATAATAAATACTCCAGGTTCTGATGCTGCATGTGGTGTACAGTTAGACAAAAATAAGAAGTATATAATTGGTG GTTATAAAGTTGAAGGAGATTACTGGATTAATCTATGTGGCTGGGTGCAGGAATATAAAACACTTAACAGACAGCAAATAAAAGGACTTAAATTTTTCTATGGAAAAAATTGTCAGTGCAAG GTATCATGGTGTAATGGTAACTTCTGTAATTCAGGATATGGaagttcaaacaaaaaaacatgtaaatgggAACCACGATGGAGTAATGATTGCTATATAAGATATGGAGTCTGTAGTGAAAACAGATCAGATGGCTCTTGTTCGTGGAAGAAAAACAGGAAATTCAAAACCTGCCTTCAGACAAATGATGAAGTATTTCCATGGAAACAAAGGAAACCATCCAACGAAGCAGAAGTGTTTTCCCCATCCATACATGAACATGAACACAGCCCTGGTTATATGCCTTAA